A genomic window from Rhizobium sp. EC-SD404 includes:
- a CDS encoding cold-shock protein encodes MATGTVKWFNATKGYGFIEPNDGSADVFVHVSAVERAGMSSIAEGQKVHFDVVRDSKSGKMSAGNLAAA; translated from the coding sequence ATGGCTACTGGTACTGTAAAATGGTTCAACGCCACCAAGGGTTACGGCTTTATTGAGCCGAACGATGGCAGCGCAGACGTATTCGTCCACGTTTCGGCCGTTGAGCGCGCCGGCATGTCGTCCATCGCCGAAGGCCAGAAAGTGCACTTCGACGTTGTTCGCGACAGCAAGAGCGGCAAGATGAGTGCAGGCAACCTCGCCGCCGCTTAA